In Lycium ferocissimum isolate CSIRO_LF1 chromosome 7, AGI_CSIRO_Lferr_CH_V1, whole genome shotgun sequence, the sequence TCAGGTTTTTCGGGATTCAGGTATATTTAAAGTAAAAGCAATTTTTGGGAAGGAAAAGATCCGTTTCAGCCTGCCATCACACTGGGGTTTTGGAGATGTTCAGCACGAGGTCCTGAGGCGTTTCAATGTAGAAGATGTTGGAAAAATCGACCTAAAATATTTGGATGATGACGACGAATGGGTGCTTCTGACATGTGATGCTGATCTTGAGGAATGTAtagatatacataaattatCTAAAAGGAGAACAATTAAAGTCTCCCTCCACCATACTTACCATCCCAATCTTGGAAGTTCATTTGGGAGCAGTGGTCCAGCCTAAGCTACATTTGCTGGTCAGGTTTATTTGATACGAAGCTAGCAGCTTGCGGAGGATCTTGGCAGTGGCATGTAAGTAGAAAGAACGGCTtgtttcactttctttcttagTGTTAATGATTGATGCATACAAAAGGTGGGGATGGCAGATCAATGGTCAATGTGCCACCATATGTCCCCTATATGCAGTTATTTGACATTCGTGTTGATTGCACACTGCATACCCAttgtatcaattttttttttactcaatgGGAATGTAATATAGAAAATACAACTAATTAATTAAGCATCAAGTGATATGGACGTTCAGTTATGCTGATTGTGCACATTGACATGGTTCTCTTTGTGGGAGAGGAGGAATTGTCTTCCGTAGTCATTTCACATTCTCCAGCTACAAAGTATACAGCATTAAATGTTTTGGGTGATGAAACCAATTATATACCCTCTAccccttccacattattttgcTTTTCAGTGACCACTTTTTGGTGTCTAAGTATGTACTTTATCTAAGTTCTAATCCTATGTAGTTATTGCATTTAGTTCCAGGGGCCTAGAAAAACTGATTTAATAGTTATGTATCTTTCTGATTTTACGAAAAAGAAATTACGAGGAATTGAGTTTTAGAGTGGTTTTTTGCTCTGACAGAAAAGATCGGCAAGCTGCTTTTAGGACATAATATTATGATGGTTCGATTAGTTAATTTTTATAAGACTACTTCGTTataacaacaaaatcaattgCTTCTACTTACAAGTTACACCTAAGACATCTCGGTGATATGAGGTAACATCACTTGATAAATGTTGCAACCTCGTCTCCCTCCTAGCTGCTAGCAATTATACTATTGTCTTGGCAAAACTTAGACCAATTGTCTTCGTAACTTGCTGGATTGTATAGAGAATCCGAGCATGTaactttttcaagaaaatgaacaCAATTTTGGAactatcaaaaaagaaaagaaaatattgaaCTCTAGTGACCATGTTCATCTCTCATTTTCAATTGTCTTGTGCATTAGCCTTTTGATGAATCACCTCATACGCGTCCAGGTCATATATCTTCCCCTCTTTGTCACCTCCAAGCAGCCATTGAGCCCCTTTTAACCTATCATGAAATATAACTCCCAAGCCAATGCAAGTTACTACCATTAGATTGGCAAAAGGTTCCCTCACACGTGCCCCCTAACCCCACAAGATTTACGGGTAGGCAAAAGAGGCATATAATGGCTCTAAGACATCATGGCCCCAATACGAAACCTACAAATCCCAAACCTCATCCCTCAGCGTCCACTATGACAAATGGAGGATTCCTTTCCTCATTCTGGGATTCTGCCCTCCTTTCTTTCGAGAAGCTTCCACCGCAACTATCTAGAGTTTCAGCTCCCAATTTTGCGGCTTCCTAGCAGCAGAAGAAAGATAGCTCTTTAGCTGTGGAAAGGTGTCGCCTTtacttgaaaagaaaagaatcccCTATCCGCAGGTTATGTCAATTTTCATGCATGAATGCAGTTGCTGAATGGCAAACTGCAATTCATCAGACAAAGAGTGGTGTTTATCTCCTGCAAGAAACCTGCAGCCCTTGCCATTTACATGCACTAAGCTATAGCCAGCTATAACCTTGACACCTTCCTCCTCAGCCAGCATTCTCATGTTAGTGGCATCAACCCATGAATGACCTGATGCATACATATTTGATGCAAGCAGATAGCCAGCTGAGCTTGATGGCTCGAGTTCAAGTACTTGAGGGAGGGCACTGGCACCAAACTCATAGTTTTCATAGTTCCTACAAGCACTCAGGAGCGCTCCCCATGCACTTGCACCAGGCTTTAGTTCAACACGTAGCTTCCCTATCAAATTCATCGCACTATCAACCTTTCCGGCCCGAGCTAACAAATCTACAAGGCAAGAGTAATGTTCTAAGCCAGGTTCAACTTCATGATCCCAAATCAACTCCTCAAAAAGAGCGAGCCCTTCTTCTACCAGTCCCCCATGACTACAAGCGGATAAAAGAGACAGTGCAGTTACTTGGTTTGGCCTCAGACCACACATTTTCATCTCAGCAAGTAGGGCTAGAGCTTCATTTGGGAAGCCATTCATACCATACGCTGCGATAATGGCACTCCAGGTCACGACATTCTTGTGTGGAATCCGGTCAAACACTTTTCTGGAAGATCCAATAGAACCACATTTTGAGTACATATCTAAGATTGCAGTTCCAACTACCACATCATATGCTAATCCTCTTCGAATAGCAATGCCATGAGCCCACCTTGATCTTTTCAGATCTGCAGAAAGAGAGCAAGCTTCAAGAAGATTTAGCATGGTAACGGCATTGGGCCGTTCAGTGGTGTAACTCATCTCCCAGAAAACAGCAATTGCTTCATCAGGCATGCCACAGTGTGTGAAGCCGGCGATCATGGTGCTCCAAGTTACTGCATCTCGTGTTTTCATATTACTAAATTGACTCCATGCATAAGTTATGAGATTGCAACTTGCATATGCATCGATCAAAGAGTTTGTAACCAACTCATTCAACTCAAAACCTCGCCGGAGCATGCTAGAATGGATTAACTTGCATTGATAAGGGTCCAGGAAGGACTTACATAACTGAAGCATATTGACCAGAGTCACCTCATCAGAATCAACTCCAGCCTTCCGCATCGATTCAAATAAAGCAAGGGCCTCAGAGTGCTTCTCATTCTGCACAAGTCCAGACAACAAAGAGTTCCAGGACACAACATTCTTCTCATTAATTTCCCGAAAAACTCTCAATGAAGAATCAATGTCGTTGCATTTAGAATACAAGTCGATCAGAGAGTTCTGTACAAACAAATCACAACCCAGACCTCTTGTGATGACAAATCCGTGAATTGACTCGCCCATTCTAATGGCCCTCAATTTGCTGCAGGCTTTGAGTACACTTACCACCGATTGCCCGTCTGGTGTTATTCCAAAATCAATCATCCTTTGGAAAAACTCGAGAGCAACAGTCATTTCCTCGGCACTTTGGGCATAGCCAGCAACCATGACACTCCAAGAAATAACGTCTCTGTGAGGCATTTCATCAAAAAGGTTGTGGGCAAGCTGCATTCCAAATTCAGCATAGAAGTTGAGGAGCGAGTTTTGGATGGAAGTTATACTTGAATAGCCAGCACGAATGATAGAAGCATGAATCGTCTGTCCAACTTCAAAATCTCTAAGATTGCGACAAGTCTGAATGACAAGCACTAAGGTGGAGATGTTGGGTTCAAAACCTGCGGCCCAAGCTTGAGAAAAGAACCATAATCCGTGCCGAGAAGAAGCAGCTCGCTCTAAGTGTCCATGGATGATTACATTCCAGGAAACTGAATCTTTGTGGTCCATGTGGTTAAAAACAACAAGGGCAGAACCCAAATCTCCAGATTTAGCATACAAGTCCATCATAGAATTATTGACGGAAGTGAAAGCAAGGAATCCCTGCTTAATGAGAGAGGCATGGATAGAGTTGCCGTACTGCGTGGTGGAGAGGTTTAAACATGCTCTGACAAGGACGGGGAAAACTGTATGGTCTGTCAACTCAACTCCGGTCTTCTTTAGTTCACGGTAGTGGAGAAGAACATCTTGGGATTTGCCAAGACACAGTAATTCTCTTAACCTAGTAGTAGAGTTCCAAGGGACACGCATTTAGTTAGACAGAGGGGGGTTGATTTGAGGGTCCTCTCTTCCAATTCCAAATACAAAATgcaatatcatcaatgaagtccatattttACTATTAATGGTGTATAGTTTTCATGTACTTGGAAAATGCTTTGGGAAATAAGTAGTTAATGTTAaaggtaaaacaggaaaaataaaattgtttttcttgtgatattctaaagtggataagtaaaagtgtaaaatttatttttagtatagtggacaaataaaagtgaacggagggagtatactACAACAGGTAACAACCATCCGAACAAGCTGTTATTAGACCGAATGGTTTAAATcacttttcatccaaaatttgaGGGTCTGTTAAGCTTCCCACTCAGGAATGTCTGTCAACGTGCACAATATGCATGATCCTTCTCAAGTTATAGCCATTAATTTGTTAGCTACGGAAAAACAAGTGCGCCCATCTGCAGCTATACAACATCATTTGGGTACTCTGTTCCTTGCTTATGCTCTCCCAAATTTTCTTGATACAGGAAAACTTCAAGAGTGACAAAAGTAAagcctttttcctttttcctattGAGCTAGGAGTAAGAGAAACCGATTACAAGTAAAACTGCCTTGCGAAAACATGAATTTACTACTCACTGATGTTGCAAAGTTGAAGGTATGAATCATTGAACATTACATATCTAGACCAATACGATTTGTACTTGGAAATTGCAAGATCCAACCATGGTTTGTAATTTCCATTGTAGTGAACAACCGCCCCATTTCGTATTGCTGTTTTGTTCAGGGCAGGATCATAGCCAAGACCCAAGACATGCCAGCTCCGATCCAAAGGATAAGTCAAGTTATAGAAAGTTATCAACCCTGGAGGTAAGGTGCCAAGTTTCCAAAGTGTTCTATCTTCATTCTGCAATGGAAATAACAGTCAgctgaaagactacacaagggTGAAGAATTTTACAAAAAAGGAAATGATTGTTCTCCTCTTAAAAAATTACTCCTGAATATCAAATGCAtaactccctctgtcccaatttatgtgatacactttcctttttagtccgtcccaaaaagaatgatacatttccttatttggcaacaatttaactttaaactttaccttctacgcttaacgagatgatttataaccacacaaatatctttggcttgttttagaccgcaagattcaaaagtcttcctttatttcttaaactccgtgctgagtcaaactatatcacataaattgggacggagggagtacaactTTTTGCAAGAGGGAAGCTTGCTATGGAAGAGCGACTCTTTAAGACTTGCCCTTTCCATGTTCAGAAgcaattttggaagaaaatcaACTAAATTTCCTCACTTCTGAAATCAAGAGGTCAATGGAATAGATGCATTCTAGACATGGCAGATTCTAGAGCAG encodes:
- the LOC132065228 gene encoding pentatricopeptide repeat-containing protein At2g17210; this translates as MRVPWNSTTRLRELLCLGKSQDVLLHYRELKKTGVELTDHTVFPVLVRACLNLSTTQYGNSIHASLIKQGFLAFTSVNNSMMDLYAKSGDLGSALVVFNHMDHKDSVSWNVIIHGHLERAASSRHGLWFFSQAWAAGFEPNISTLVLVIQTCRNLRDFEVGQTIHASIIRAGYSSITSIQNSLLNFYAEFGMQLAHNLFDEMPHRDVISWSVMVAGYAQSAEEMTVALEFFQRMIDFGITPDGQSVVSVLKACSKLRAIRMGESIHGFVITRGLGCDLFVQNSLIDLYSKCNDIDSSLRVFREINEKNVVSWNSLLSGLVQNEKHSEALALFESMRKAGVDSDEVTLVNMLQLCKSFLDPYQCKLIHSSMLRRGFELNELVTNSLIDAYASCNLITYAWSQFSNMKTRDAVTWSTMIAGFTHCGMPDEAIAVFWEMSYTTERPNAVTMLNLLEACSLSADLKRSRWAHGIAIRRGLAYDVVVGTAILDMYSKCGSIGSSRKVFDRIPHKNVVTWSAIIAAYGMNGFPNEALALLAEMKMCGLRPNQVTALSLLSACSHGGLVEEGLALFEELIWDHEVEPGLEHYSCLVDLLARAGKVDSAMNLIGKLRVELKPGASAWGALLSACRNYENYEFGASALPQVLELEPSSSAGYLLASNMYASGHSWVDATNMRMLAEEEGVKVIAGYSLVHVNGKGCRFLAGDKHHSLSDELQFAIQQLHSCMKIDITCG